CTCCatgcaattattaaaaaaaaattgcttccactttttaaaaaataagatttaaattaaaaccGAACTTAATATGAGTGTCAAGATTATACATTTGagctaaataaaatataaattttctcttAACTAACCAGACTAATTAAATAGATTAACGCAAATAATTCATGTCAAACAAGATACGTcctaaatgaaattattttaatttataaaattagcaGATCAAACTGTTACTTAATTTTTTGTATACTTTATGTATTAAAATTGTAAGttataaatgtataaaattattttactttctcTCTCTTATCAATGTTATACACTATAAAATCATTTCGCGTTTTCCCCTTATAGCCAGCTACATAATCAAAATCCTTGCACAATCAACTTGTATACCCTTCAATTTTAAGCTTTCAACATATATTTCACTtccttttcttgtttttttatttttattttgttagatATAAGCTTATTACATATTACATAATGTACGTTGATTTACAATAATGGATTAAAAGCCTGAATGGTTTGAAGCTTTACATAATGTACGTCTAATTTGACGCCTTATTAGTGTTTGCACCGGACCAAAAAATGGTGACGTTGGTGAAAACCTCGCGAACACTTagcaatatattttaaaatagacaaataatttttaaaaaatttaactaatttgtcaggtatcttttttaaaaaaaatattttaaatattcttaTCTATACATGAATgatttttataaacaatttatcttttattttagtttataagGAAGGATTATGTGGGTTTAAAATGAGAATTATGTGTTcgaaaataagtttaaattgaaaattttaaatatttattgcatattgtaAAATTGATGGACCAGAATGTCTAAATTATTTTCTAGAAATATATTAGATAAAATGATCAAAGTCGTGGAtataaaagagagaaaattgCTCTCAGGTTATGTGATAATTCACACTTTTATCCTTCTAGTTTGAAATCAAATGATATTATTCTCCCCTTTTGTTTTCATTAACATTTTAGTCCTTTCATTCagttttggtgttagtcaactaAGTCAATGAAcgagttataaaaaaatcaacttaGTTCTTAAACTTCCATTAAAGTTCAATTTCTCTGGCAAGGTTGGGTCATCAGCTGTTAATTTCGTATGTTGATAACCCGGTAAGGATGAAATTGATATCTCGAGTTTAGAAAGAAAATATTCACCTCAAAATCAATTTTTCACCCGGTTGCTAGAGATCGAGTTTCTTCAAATGTTGCTTTAATGCGGAGGggtttatttttaatagatcATTCATTTTGCTTTCTTCGTTCAGAGGAATAATCTGGTATGCATATCAATATCATCTTTTACTATCCGCGTGCTTGGCGTTTTTAGTCTTCTTTTTCTACTTTATCCAAGATTATTTGGATGGTTCCGGGTTCATTACACGATTTCTTTATTCAAGGACTTTTTCTTCGGTGTTTGATTTGGTTCTTCGGGATTTGAAATTTGTGGAAAGTGAAAAATAGAAGAATTTTTCAAAATGAGTTTATGGAGAGTTCAACTACACATCCCGCAAGCTACAACCAACCTAACTTGGAGTTTATGGGGTAATGAGAAACATCCAAGTTCGTGGTTGTgcatttttataacattacccCATTTAAATATAAGCGTAAATATTTGCTAAAAAAAAAGCATAAGAAATAACTACTTATATTTAAATGGAGTAGTAAATAACCTTAAACTTGATCAAGTTTGCGAGAATATAAAGTCAAGTATTTAAATACTCAAACTAGAGCCAAAAATTAACTTGAATAACTCAAGATTGAGCTCAaagattttgaatattttttaccTAAAACTCAAATATTAATAAGCatgaaaaaagagaaaacagcagtaaatattaaaatttgcaATCAATCCTATTAACCATCAACTATTATCAGTTTAtagtaaattgaaaaacaaaataaaaacctaCCGGAATCGGAGAGTTCAACTACACGTCCCGCAAGCTACAACCAACCTAACAAACATAAGAATGAACCACAGGTCCTAATCCAAGCGTTCAGCGGCAAAGTTTCTCAACAGAACAGGAAGcagagagaagaaaaaaaaggaatcttaattttaaatttacatatcCGAGTAAAAATTGTTGAAGATTCTCAAAGAAGTGACACGAGAATTGGTAAGCCGGAGTTTCCCAGCATCAACAAGCACATCCACCTGACTGAGCCTGAGACTGTGATGAAGCTCCAGAGGTAGACTTGAGATTCACATCAACCATATCTTCTTGCTTTGTTGAAGAGAGTGTTTCCATGCCCGGTAAGGCAGCAGCAATTTTACGGAACAATGCCTGCataaatattcatttttaaGTAAAAGTTTAACGACTTGGGATATATCATAGTAGTAAGAAAATAGCATCATACAAAGCACATTTTGGGAGTAAGTGCTAGTAATTTTTCTTTAGATCTTGAAAGGCACATTTTTTTCAGGAAGAGCAATAATACTTCGCCGACCTCATAAACACTCCACATCAGTAAAGTTTATTTATTTGGAAGACCAACCAACGGACCTGGTAAAATCTCAAATGATATCATGATATTTGGGTAATAATTACAACTAATTGGCTTCacgtttttgtttgtttagcGCCTTCTGTTTCAACTCAATGATGCCAGGATTATCCTTCCAACAGATAATGTGTGATTTTCTGTAGAGTCATTCATACTATTGACATGACTAAAAATAAGTTGTGTCAGGCAGACCAACAATTTATCTTCAAGTTCAATTATAAGGATTCATTTACAAACGTGCATCTTTATTTGGAAAGAAACGTAACTGGAGATGAAACCGTGAACATACCTTAATATTAAAACCAGCCTTCGCACTAGTTTCTATAAACATGACATTAAGGTCATGAGCTTTAGCTTCTGCTTCTTCTATAGAAACTTGCCTGTCGAATTAACCATACGAGGAAAAAATTGTATCAAAAAGGCACTATTATTAAAGATCGAACTTGCATAAATTATGGAAATCAATAATCTAAAATACTGCATGTCATTAAACATTGGTAGGTAGCTAGGTGCCAAAAGGAAAATGATCAAACGACTAGCTAAAGGAAAAGTCAACCATATGAAGCTGAATAGTTAAAGAAACAATCTTGTCTTTGCACAACCTTCTAACAGGCGCATCGagatccactaatgagtaacaATGGTCAGGCTCAACCATCACTTAATTTATGCTATTTAAGGCAATAATCACCTTTTCTCCACAAGGTCAGTTTTATTTCCAACAAGGACAATGATCACATCACTACCCCTCTCAGTGCGAACCTCTTCAATCCATTTGGAAGTGTTCAGGAAAGTTTGCCGACCTACAATATGATAAAATCAAGAACCATTAACAAGACATGATAGCATACTTACAAAATAAGTAGGAGGCATAGTCAAATGTATAAAAAGAACAAGGGTAAAGACGACAAAACAACAAACCAGATGGAAATGTGTTCAAAATGGCAGTATTAGAAAACATAAAAGTTAAAAACCTCACATAAACCAGCATGTGAATCAGATAATGGAAAATGGATAAGTCATTTTACTTAATCTTTCTCAATATACAAATAAGTTGCACAAGGACATGTTTGAATGAATGATTGGGAGTCAGTTGCAAGCATATGGACCTCCAGCAACTTGTTGGGTGTTTAGGTTAGTGCAGTGTTTCAAAATTTAGCAGTCCACTGTTCACaacttaaaaaaactaaaaacacgACTTCTAACTTAACTTATGTCATCTAGTTCTTACATCGCTGTTCACCATCTACAAAAAAATAGCAACCActaaccaaacaaatcctaaattaCTTCAGTAACAATTTAAAACACAAATTGTAAACAGAAAATTGCATACTTGCGACATCATAGACAATGACTGCGACAGATGAATCCCTAATATAGCTTGGGATGAGACTTCTGAATCTTTCCTGCCCAGCTGTATCCCTGCAACCATACacattaaaatagtaaaaatatcaGCATTTCTACCTAATATACAGACAATTATTCAGAAAGCAGtaagtaaataataaataatcatgCATGTATATCCAGACAAAAGATCAAAATATGAGTATTTATGCATAAGTGGATTAGTAACCTACAAAGGGACAACATGACATAAATAAGCGCATCAAGTCATTGCACATGGTTATATTCTCATTCTACTCCATTCACTTTCGCACTTTATTGATTCAATATCTTATGAGCTAGTGCTACGTAGTTCTGATTTACACTCTATCCTGAACGCAGAGTAATttctcaaaaatataaacctaatTGGATTATATGACAATTTTGGTACTTAATTATTCTCCGAGTAAAAGCATAGCAAACTTTATGCACTTAGCAATACAGCTTCTCTTTGCCGTAACAGTAGCTAGATCTTACTGTGGCATAACCAGTAAATggtgtttgattgatttatcATCATTATTTAGTACAATGGTATTCAGTTGTCAATACAACCATGCAAAAGGAACTATCACTAATGTTACATTTTGAGTAAACACACATGGTAAAAGGGAGCTGAACATTGAGATTCAATTTGGAGAGATCAAGGCAAAAGCATGTACTTCATGATAATTAGCTTCAATCCCTCCGCCCAGAACATAGATATTGAACTAAGATCTAGTAGGATTTTTCATAACCTTATATAACAAAGCCCTTCAACTTCTGCTTTTGTGCATTCACCTTCACCAAATGTAAGAGATGAAATCTTATACAACAAAGTCCTTCAACTTCTGCTTTTGTGCATTCACATTCACCAAATGTAAGGGATGACTGACACACCTTTAACACTAAACTTGGTTGTCAGCTAGTTTTCTTTTTGTTGAAGTTTTGCTCGATTTTTCACTTATTGTCTAACCAGTTGCAAAGTTTTATCTGTCCTCTCTCTATAAAGATTTACATTTTCAGTTTCATTCTGTTTTCCTGTTCCTTCCATTTTCTGGTACCCCTCtctgaaaattattttgaacaaatttcttcaattaattttctaaactCCTAACTCCagttcttttttaatttgacaACTCTTTTGAGTGGCATTTTTTGCCTATATGTTATGCCCCTCCCTGTCGTTAATTCAAATCGCTTCTTGTGATCAACTTAATGCACAATGATAGAATATGCCTGTTTTCCAAAAGTCAACCATTGCCATGGTGAACCCAACATTGATATGCATACTTACATTTCCCGAATTAAATATGTAATATATTCAAAGTGATGATAAACTAACCACAACTGCAAACGAACAGTTCGATCTTCAAGATACAtggtttttgatagaaaatCAATACCGATGGTAGCCTGGCATCAAATGGAGACACGTATAAGTTAGATAACATAAAAGAAGTAAATGGACTAGCATCTCTAAGAGCTTGCTacactttgaaaacaaaaaccTCCAAGCTACAAACAAACGGATGAATGAAAAGGAATTCGAAGAAAAATAAACAGTAATAGCAAAGGGATTGCCAATAAGGAATCAACTTCCTTTCaagattttatttcttttgctaGTGTGTGCATATAAACACATCACAAGGTAGCTTCCATGAAAATATAAGCACTCGTCATAAAATGAGTATCAGCAAGAGAAGCTTTAGAAATATGTCTACATGTGCTACAGAATCAACAAAGAAATTAGTTCTCTCATATAAAGATTTATTACAGCTTATTAAACATATTACAAGACCGTATTATCTTTCCTAGTATAAATGACAACGGATAAGTAAAATGAATTCTGCTCTCCACTACATTCCCTCAAAAGTTATCAACAAAATAGGAAATGCGTGAAAAAGGATGCAACCGCCCGGTGAATAAAATTCCATTTAACAGCAGAATCATGGACTTTACTCCTTCCAAATTAACAATAATATGTTCTCATAACTTATCACTGATATTTTCACGATAAATGACTAAGGAGGGAAATACCGTTCTCTTTACAACTATTACCCTGCCAATTCGGCAGTTACTTAGAATTTTTAACTTAGTATACAAATTATTTGCCACCGGTTTTTTCATCTCAGCATACAATGTCTCCATAACTTCCCATAAAATACTTAATGAATATAATTCACTTCTTACACCTCATCTAACCGAAAGTTTCTCATCAGAAAAAGTTATGCTCATCATACCACAATTTAGAGCTATTTAATTCCACTTTGTTTCTCATTCCTAATGTTTTTGGGTAAGAAGAACAACACAAATAAACCACTACTCATAGTTTTAATTGACTGGAActaaatttcatattttctcGAAACAAAGTTGCTAGCataattttttactattttttttcagAGATAGAACTACTCTAGGTTAGTTGTTAGCGGGGGTTAGCAGGGATTAGTTAGTATCAGTATTCATTTTCTAAACCATTTTTAAATCAGGCGAAACACAGCCTGTGGAAAGTCAGGGTCGAACCCCTGACCTCCATGTACAAAGAGAGACTATAAATCATACTTAAGatataa
This window of the Mercurialis annua linkage group LG5, ddMerAnnu1.2, whole genome shotgun sequence genome carries:
- the LOC126682776 gene encoding ras-related protein RABH1b; the protein is MAPVSALAKYKLVFLGDQSVGKTSIITRFMYDKFDNTYQATIGIDFLSKTMYLEDRTVRLQLWDTAGQERFRSLIPSYIRDSSVAVIVYDVASRQTFLNTSKWIEEVRTERGSDVIIVLVGNKTDLVEKRQVSIEEAEAKAHDLNVMFIETSAKAGFNIKALFRKIAAALPGMETLSSTKQEDMVDVNLKSTSGASSQSQAQSGGCAC